One Streptomyces sp. NBC_00554 DNA segment encodes these proteins:
- a CDS encoding acyltransferase family protein, with amino-acid sequence MRGAAGESAIPVRGAGGLKQPLPPLAESDWRTGVAAAERLVQPPAPVREGKPATARAQRAGTRLYAIDGIRIAAALMVAVHHFAGTNRSNQPGNIIWDRPVSDIMPNVFRVATYGWIGVEIFFVISGFVICMSCWGRTPRQFFVSRVIRLYPAYWFAIAFTTAVLVAVPGVWERLRLREILLNFTMLQSGSDVANADGVYWTLWAELRFYLLFMIVVAAGLTYRRVVIFCCVWGAAAMLAPVSKFPLLVLVANPEGAWYFIAGLALYLMHRFGQDLLLWGILAMSWLMGQLELGHRIDSVEHVSSWRGAVLIFTVFLLVMVGIALGMTDRIRWKWLVTAGTMTYPLYLMHYAAGTALINRLHDTMDPRLLVVAVIAGFLVLSYLVHRFVERPVARLLKKGLDTSFARLRNAGNTA; translated from the coding sequence ATGCGCGGCGCGGCAGGCGAATCGGCGATACCCGTGCGGGGCGCGGGTGGGTTGAAACAGCCGCTTCCCCCGCTCGCCGAGTCGGACTGGCGCACCGGTGTCGCCGCGGCCGAGCGGTTGGTGCAGCCGCCCGCGCCCGTCCGGGAGGGGAAGCCCGCCACCGCTCGCGCGCAGCGGGCGGGCACCCGGCTGTACGCCATCGACGGCATCCGGATAGCCGCCGCGCTGATGGTGGCCGTGCACCACTTCGCCGGCACGAACCGGAGCAACCAGCCGGGCAACATCATCTGGGACCGTCCGGTGTCCGACATCATGCCCAACGTGTTCCGCGTCGCCACATACGGCTGGATCGGCGTCGAGATCTTCTTCGTGATCAGCGGGTTCGTGATCTGCATGTCGTGCTGGGGGCGCACCCCGCGGCAGTTCTTCGTCTCGCGGGTGATCCGGCTCTACCCGGCGTACTGGTTCGCCATCGCCTTCACCACGGCCGTCCTGGTGGCCGTACCCGGGGTGTGGGAGCGACTGCGGCTGCGGGAGATCCTGCTCAACTTCACGATGCTGCAGTCCGGTTCGGATGTGGCCAACGCCGACGGCGTCTACTGGACCCTCTGGGCGGAACTGCGCTTCTACCTGCTCTTCATGATCGTCGTCGCCGCCGGCCTGACGTACCGCAGGGTCGTGATCTTCTGCTGCGTGTGGGGTGCCGCGGCGATGCTCGCCCCGGTGTCCAAGTTCCCCCTGCTGGTGCTCGTCGCCAACCCCGAGGGTGCCTGGTACTTCATCGCGGGGCTCGCCCTCTACCTCATGCACCGCTTCGGCCAGGACCTGCTGCTGTGGGGCATCCTCGCCATGTCGTGGCTGATGGGTCAGCTGGAGCTGGGGCACCGGATCGACTCGGTCGAGCACGTCTCCAGTTGGCGCGGTGCCGTGCTGATCTTCACGGTGTTCCTGCTGGTCATGGTTGGTATCGCGCTCGGCATGACCGACCGGATCCGCTGGAAGTGGCTCGTCACCGCCGGCACCATGACGTACCCGCTCTATCTGATGCACTACGCGGCCGGTACGGCGCTGATCAACCGCCTGCACGACACCATGGACCCCCGGCTGCTGGTCGTCGCCGTGATCGCCGGCTTCCTGGTCCTGAGCTACCTGGTCCACCGCTTCGTGGAGCGTCCCGTGGCGCGGCTGCTGAAGAAGGGGCTCGACACCTCCTTCGCCCGGCTGCGCAACGCCGGAAACACGGCTTGA